The Leucobacter viscericola genome includes a window with the following:
- a CDS encoding amino-acid N-acetyltransferase, with protein MSDTPEIQIRTARTSDVPRMVELMEPLVARRVLLGKDLVDLYGAVPEFLVATTADDRVVGYGAVHVMWDKLGEVRTLGVSEEVLGRGVGRRLLQALEARAADLGLTQLFCLTFEIDFFTRNGFEIVSENTSLVAADVYTELLRSSDEGVAEFLDLARVKPNTLGNTRMLKRL; from the coding sequence ATGAGTGACACCCCAGAGATTCAGATCCGCACCGCGCGCACAAGCGATGTGCCGCGCATGGTCGAGCTGATGGAACCTCTCGTTGCTCGACGCGTGTTACTTGGTAAAGACCTGGTCGACCTCTATGGGGCTGTACCCGAGTTTCTGGTGGCGACCACGGCCGATGACCGGGTTGTTGGCTACGGTGCCGTCCACGTGATGTGGGACAAACTCGGCGAGGTTCGCACCCTCGGTGTTTCCGAAGAGGTGCTCGGACGCGGGGTCGGGCGCAGGTTGTTGCAGGCGCTTGAGGCCCGAGCGGCCGACCTTGGGCTGACCCAGCTCTTCTGCCTGACCTTCGAGATCGACTTCTTCACCCGCAACGGGTTTGAAATCGTGAGCGAAAACACGTCGCTCGTGGCCGCCGATGTGTACACCGAGCTGTTGCGGTCGAGTGACGAGGGTGTCGCGGAGTTCCTGGACTTAGCCCGTGTAAAGCCAAACACCCTTGGCAACACGCGGATGCTGAAGCGCCTTTAG
- a CDS encoding ATP-dependent Clp protease ATP-binding subunit — MFERFTDRARRVVVLAQEEAKMLNHNYIGTEHILLGLIHEGEGVAAKALEQLEISLDAVRAQVTDIIGTGQQPPAGHIPFTPRAKKVLELSLREALQLGHNYIGTEHILLGLIREGEGVAAQVLVKLGADLNRVRQTVIQLLSGYQAGKESATVGAPEAQGEAKGSQVLDQFGRNLTQAAREGKLDPVIGREKEVERVMQILSRRTKNNPVLIGEPGVGKTAVVEGLAQAIVKGEVPETLKDKQVYVLDLGSMIAGSRYRGDFEERLKKVTKEIRNRGDIIIFIDEIHTLVGAGAAEGAIDAANILKPMLARGELQTIGATTLDEYRKHFEKDAALERRFQSIQVAEPSLPHTINILKGLRDRYEAHHKVSITDGAIVAAANLADRYVQDRFLPDKAIDLIDEAGARLRLSILSSPPELREFDEKIAVVRADKEMAIEQQDFEGAANKRDEEKKLIAERLRLEKQWRSGDVETKAEVDEGLIAEVLAQATGIPVFKLTEEETSRLRFMEEALHQRVIGQNEAISALAKTIRRQRAGLKDPKRPSGSFIFAGPTGVGKTELAKALAEFLFDDEDALISLDMSEYGEKHTVSRLFGAPPGFVGFEEGGQLTEKVRRKPFSVVLFDEIEKAHPDIFNSLLQVLEEGRLTDGQGRVIDFKNTVIIMTTNLGSTAIAGGPVGFQIEGDSQIGYDTMRGKVNEELKKHFKPEFLNRVDDTIVFPQLSKPELLQIVDLFVKQLKDRLLDRDMHIEVSPAARERLSEIGYDPTLGARPLRRAIQREIEDRLSEKILGAELLAGDTVKVDLVDGEFTFTTNRSAEKAHGETSASAAAAVASTAATPGVTE; from the coding sequence ATGTTCGAGAGATTCACTGACCGCGCTCGTCGCGTCGTCGTCCTCGCCCAAGAAGAGGCGAAGATGCTGAACCACAACTACATTGGCACCGAGCACATACTGCTTGGTCTCATTCACGAGGGTGAAGGCGTTGCCGCCAAGGCCCTTGAGCAGCTTGAAATCTCCCTTGACGCTGTACGTGCCCAGGTGACCGACATCATCGGCACCGGCCAGCAGCCGCCAGCGGGTCACATCCCCTTCACGCCGCGCGCGAAGAAGGTGCTGGAGCTCAGCCTGCGCGAAGCGCTGCAGCTTGGCCACAACTACATTGGCACGGAGCACATTCTGCTCGGTCTTATCCGCGAGGGTGAGGGCGTTGCAGCTCAGGTGCTCGTGAAGCTCGGTGCTGATCTCAACCGCGTACGCCAGACCGTGATCCAGCTGCTCTCCGGCTACCAAGCCGGTAAAGAGAGCGCGACCGTCGGTGCTCCCGAGGCGCAGGGCGAAGCTAAGGGATCGCAGGTGCTCGACCAGTTCGGTCGTAACCTGACCCAGGCCGCTCGCGAGGGCAAGCTTGACCCCGTTATCGGCCGCGAAAAAGAGGTCGAGCGGGTCATGCAGATCCTCTCGCGCCGCACCAAAAACAACCCCGTGCTGATCGGTGAGCCCGGCGTCGGTAAGACCGCCGTGGTCGAGGGCCTCGCACAGGCGATTGTGAAGGGTGAAGTTCCCGAGACGCTGAAGGACAAGCAGGTGTACGTGCTTGACCTGGGTTCGATGATCGCGGGTAGCCGTTACCGTGGTGACTTCGAGGAGCGCCTGAAGAAGGTCACCAAGGAGATTCGCAACCGCGGCGACATCATCATCTTCATCGATGAGATCCACACGCTCGTTGGTGCGGGTGCCGCAGAGGGCGCTATCGATGCGGCCAACATCCTGAAGCCGATGCTTGCTCGTGGTGAGCTGCAGACCATTGGTGCGACCACACTCGACGAGTACCGCAAGCACTTCGAGAAGGATGCCGCGCTCGAGCGCCGTTTCCAGTCGATCCAGGTCGCTGAGCCGTCGCTGCCGCACACCATCAACATCTTGAAGGGTCTGCGCGACCGCTACGAGGCGCACCACAAGGTATCAATCACCGACGGCGCCATCGTTGCTGCTGCCAACCTGGCCGATCGTTACGTGCAGGATCGCTTCCTGCCCGACAAGGCAATTGACCTGATCGACGAGGCCGGTGCACGTCTGCGACTCTCGATCCTGTCGAGCCCACCCGAGTTGCGCGAGTTCGACGAGAAGATCGCGGTTGTTCGCGCCGACAAAGAGATGGCGATCGAGCAGCAGGACTTTGAGGGCGCAGCTAACAAGCGCGACGAAGAGAAGAAACTGATTGCTGAGCGTCTGCGCCTCGAGAAGCAGTGGCGCTCGGGTGATGTCGAGACCAAGGCCGAGGTCGATGAGGGCCTGATCGCCGAGGTGCTTGCACAGGCGACCGGCATCCCCGTCTTCAAGCTCACTGAAGAAGAGACCAGCCGTCTCCGCTTCATGGAAGAGGCGCTGCACCAGCGTGTGATCGGGCAGAACGAGGCCATCTCGGCACTCGCGAAGACGATCCGCCGTCAGCGTGCAGGACTGAAGGATCCGAAGCGCCCCTCGGGCTCGTTCATCTTCGCCGGACCCACGGGTGTCGGCAAGACCGAGCTCGCGAAGGCACTCGCCGAGTTCTTGTTCGATGACGAGGACGCGCTGATCTCCCTCGACATGTCGGAGTACGGCGAGAAGCACACCGTGTCGCGCCTCTTCGGTGCGCCTCCCGGGTTCGTTGGCTTCGAAGAGGGTGGCCAGCTCACCGAGAAGGTACGCCGCAAGCCATTCTCCGTGGTGCTGTTCGACGAGATCGAGAAGGCTCACCCCGATATCTTCAACTCGCTGTTGCAGGTGCTCGAAGAGGGTCGCCTCACCGACGGCCAGGGTCGCGTGATCGACTTCAAGAACACCGTCATCATCATGACGACCAACCTCGGCTCGACCGCGATCGCTGGTGGCCCCGTCGGCTTCCAGATCGAGGGCGACAGCCAGATCGGTTACGACACGATGCGCGGCAAGGTGAACGAGGAGCTGAAGAAGCACTTCAAGCCCGAGTTCTTGAACCGTGTTGACGACACGATCGTGTTCCCGCAGCTCTCGAAGCCCGAACTGCTGCAGATCGTTGACCTCTTCGTGAAGCAGCTGAAGGACCGCCTGCTCGATCGCGACATGCACATTGAGGTGTCGCCCGCTGCGCGCGAGCGGCTCTCAGAGATCGGGTACGACCCGACACTCGGTGCCCGTCCGCTGCGCCGTGCGATCCAGCGCGAGATTGAGGATCGTCTCTCCGAGAAGATCCTCGGTGCTGAGCTGCTGGCGGGTGACACCGTAAAGGTTGATCTTGTTGATGGTGAGTTCACCTTCACAACCAACCGCAGCGCTGAAAAGGCTCACGGCGAGACCTCGGCTTCTGCCGCGGCTGCCGTCGCCTCGACCGCTGCTACACCGGGAGTCACTGAGTAG
- a CDS encoding YbjQ family protein → MFAVTTNDVPGYRITQVLGEVMGLTVRSANFGQNFTAGFRALGGGEMPEYTKVIYESRWEVMNRMWGEAQARGANAVVAMRFDSGSIGNFTEFCAYGTAVVIEPIAGEAPANPTQPQS, encoded by the coding sequence ATGTTTGCAGTCACCACCAATGATGTACCGGGGTACCGAATCACGCAGGTCTTGGGTGAGGTCATGGGCCTCACTGTTCGCTCCGCCAACTTCGGCCAGAACTTCACCGCAGGCTTCCGCGCCCTCGGTGGCGGCGAGATGCCGGAGTACACAAAGGTCATCTACGAATCGCGCTGGGAAGTTATGAACCGCATGTGGGGCGAGGCGCAGGCCCGCGGCGCAAACGCGGTCGTCGCGATGCGATTCGACTCGGGATCGATTGGCAACTTCACCGAGTTCTGTGCCTACGGTACCGCCGTGGTTATCGAGCCAATCGCTGGAGAGGCACCGGCGAATCCGACTCAGCCACAGAGCTAG
- the cls gene encoding cardiolipin synthase has product MDLTWLVNSWPYISTFGFFVVDNIIRIVALFVVPRNRRPTAGMAWLMAIFFLPVPGLLLFLIIGSKRLPKSRERKQEDINKFVSEVADREDNSLVAPVDQLQEGLASAVQLGRSLGAQPMLLGNTATICIDYEGSFAQMAAAIRSATEYVHVEFYIFVHDETTDDVFAAMREAVERGVKVRVLLDHVSAVRNPGAKKTVQSFKDIGLDWSYMLPVRPWRGEYQRPDLRNHRKLLVVDGKVGFMGSQNLVDSSYNKASNKRRGLHWKDLMVRVEGPIVLGLEAVFQGDWYLETGEYLTHLAEESISVEQPGELECQIVPSGPGYEGENNLQVFVALLYSARRRISITSPYFVPDGSIMNALRAATARGVEVELFVSETGDQAVVYHAQRSYYEEILRAGVRIWMFKPPYILHSKHFTVDEAVAVVGSSNMDQRSFGLNMEISMVVHGESFVSDLDEVNDYYRANSRELTIEEWSKQPLRSQLLDGLARLTSALQ; this is encoded by the coding sequence ATGGATCTCACCTGGTTGGTGAACAGCTGGCCGTACATTTCGACGTTCGGGTTCTTTGTTGTCGACAACATCATTCGAATTGTCGCCCTGTTTGTGGTGCCGCGTAACCGGCGCCCGACGGCGGGTATGGCCTGGCTTATGGCGATCTTTTTCTTGCCGGTGCCCGGGCTGCTGCTGTTCCTGATCATCGGGAGTAAACGGCTCCCGAAGAGTCGCGAGCGCAAACAAGAAGACATCAACAAGTTTGTGTCCGAGGTTGCCGATCGCGAGGACAACAGCCTGGTGGCGCCCGTGGATCAGCTGCAAGAGGGGCTCGCGAGCGCCGTGCAGCTCGGACGCTCTCTTGGTGCCCAGCCGATGCTGCTTGGCAACACCGCGACGATCTGCATCGACTACGAGGGTTCTTTCGCCCAGATGGCCGCCGCGATCCGTTCCGCCACTGAATACGTTCACGTCGAGTTTTACATCTTCGTTCACGACGAGACGACCGATGACGTGTTCGCCGCAATGCGCGAGGCCGTGGAGCGCGGTGTGAAGGTTCGTGTGCTGCTGGATCACGTTTCGGCCGTGCGAAACCCCGGCGCAAAGAAGACCGTGCAGAGTTTCAAAGACATCGGCCTCGACTGGTCCTACATGCTGCCGGTGCGGCCGTGGCGCGGGGAATACCAGCGCCCGGATCTGCGCAACCACCGCAAGCTGCTGGTGGTCGACGGCAAGGTCGGATTCATGGGGTCACAGAACCTCGTTGACTCAAGCTACAACAAGGCCTCCAACAAACGGCGTGGCCTGCACTGGAAAGACCTGATGGTGCGGGTTGAGGGTCCGATTGTGCTCGGCCTCGAAGCGGTGTTCCAGGGTGACTGGTACCTCGAAACGGGGGAGTACCTCACACACCTCGCCGAGGAGAGCATCTCGGTGGAACAGCCGGGTGAACTTGAGTGCCAGATCGTGCCGAGCGGACCGGGCTACGAGGGTGAGAACAACCTGCAGGTGTTTGTTGCGCTGCTCTATTCCGCGCGACGCAGGATCAGCATCACGAGCCCCTACTTTGTGCCTGATGGCTCGATCATGAACGCTCTGCGCGCGGCGACCGCGCGCGGTGTTGAGGTCGAGCTCTTTGTCTCCGAGACCGGAGACCAGGCGGTTGTGTATCACGCACAGCGCTCCTACTACGAAGAGATTCTGCGCGCGGGTGTGCGCATCTGGATGTTCAAACCGCCCTACATTCTGCACTCGAAGCACTTCACCGTTGACGAGGCGGTAGCTGTGGTCGGATCGTCGAACATGGATCAGCGCTCGTTTGGGCTCAACATGGAGATCTCGATGGTCGTACACGGCGAGAGTTTCGTGAGTGATCTCGATGAGGTCAACGATTACTACCGGGCCAATTCGCGGGAGCTCACGATTGAGGAGTGGTCGAAGCAACCCCTGCGTTCGCAGCTACTCGATGGACTCGCCAGGCTCACCTCAGCTTTGCAATAG
- the lysS gene encoding lysine--tRNA ligase, with translation MSEQTAASSANAESNASEETSAPEVSAEEIFEQKRVRLEKRDRLNAAGDLAGGAYPVAVPVTATIPAVRAKWGHLEAGAESGETVGIAGRVVFQRNTGKLCFGTLQAGNGERIQVMVSLAEVGEESLAAYKELVDLGDHLFVSGEVISSRRGELSIMAREWRIAAKAIAPLPNLYTDLNEETRVRQRYLDLIQREQARRNVVTRARTMASLRQTFADHDFIEVETPMLQTMHGGASARPFVTHSNAFDTELFLRIAPELYLKRAVVGGLERVFEINRNFRNEGADSTHSPEFAMLESYQTYTDYNGIADLTQELIQNAALAANVGTEREGTHTVEWADGTLFDLGGEWERISMYGTLSAAAGREITPETSVDELQKLADAEGVEVHLPNHGKLVEELWEHFVKDGLTRPTFVMDFPVETSPLTRHHRSIPGVVEKWDLYVRGFELATGYSELVDPVVQRERFVEQAAQAAKGDVEAMGVDEEFLRALEHGMPPSGGMGMGMDRLLMTLTGLGIRETILFPLVK, from the coding sequence ATGAGCGAGCAGACCGCAGCCAGCAGCGCAAACGCCGAGAGCAACGCGAGTGAAGAGACCAGCGCCCCAGAAGTGAGCGCGGAAGAAATCTTCGAGCAGAAGCGCGTGCGCCTGGAGAAGCGGGACCGGCTGAACGCGGCCGGCGATCTAGCGGGTGGCGCCTACCCGGTGGCAGTTCCCGTTACGGCGACGATCCCCGCGGTTCGCGCGAAGTGGGGTCACCTTGAAGCGGGTGCCGAGAGCGGCGAGACGGTTGGGATCGCTGGGCGTGTGGTGTTCCAGCGCAACACCGGCAAGCTCTGCTTCGGAACGCTGCAGGCTGGCAACGGAGAGCGGATCCAGGTCATGGTGAGCCTTGCCGAGGTTGGCGAAGAATCGCTTGCCGCATACAAGGAGCTTGTTGATCTCGGCGACCACCTGTTCGTCTCTGGCGAGGTGATTTCGAGCCGTCGCGGTGAGCTGTCGATCATGGCCCGTGAGTGGCGGATCGCGGCGAAGGCGATTGCGCCGCTGCCAAACCTGTACACCGATCTGAACGAGGAGACGCGGGTTCGCCAGCGCTACCTCGACCTGATTCAGCGCGAGCAGGCCCGTCGCAACGTCGTCACTCGCGCCCGCACAATGGCGAGCCTGCGGCAGACCTTCGCCGATCACGACTTCATCGAGGTCGAAACCCCGATGCTGCAGACGATGCACGGCGGTGCCTCCGCGCGCCCGTTCGTGACCCACTCGAACGCCTTCGACACCGAGCTGTTCCTGCGGATCGCCCCCGAGCTCTACCTCAAGCGCGCCGTTGTCGGCGGGCTCGAGCGGGTCTTCGAGATCAACCGCAACTTCCGCAACGAGGGTGCAGACTCCACGCACAGCCCCGAGTTCGCGATGCTTGAGTCATACCAGACCTACACCGACTACAACGGCATCGCCGATCTGACGCAGGAGCTGATTCAGAACGCCGCGCTCGCCGCTAACGTCGGCACCGAGCGCGAGGGCACCCACACTGTGGAGTGGGCCGACGGCACACTCTTTGACCTCGGTGGCGAGTGGGAGCGCATCTCGATGTACGGCACGCTCTCTGCGGCCGCTGGTCGCGAGATCACACCCGAAACCTCGGTTGACGAGCTGCAGAAGCTTGCCGACGCAGAGGGCGTCGAGGTGCACCTGCCGAACCACGGCAAGCTCGTTGAGGAGCTGTGGGAGCACTTTGTAAAGGATGGCCTCACCCGTCCGACCTTCGTCATGGACTTTCCCGTCGAGACGAGCCCGCTCACGCGTCACCACCGCTCGATCCCGGGTGTTGTTGAGAAGTGGGATCTCTACGTGCGCGGCTTTGAGCTCGCCACCGGCTACTCCGAGCTCGTTGATCCTGTCGTGCAGCGCGAGCGTTTTGTGGAGCAGGCGGCACAGGCTGCGAAGGGTGACGTTGAGGCCATGGGCGTCGACGAGGAGTTCTTGCGCGCGCTCGAGCACGGCATGCCACCCTCCGGCGGCATGGGCATGGGTATGGATCGCCTACTCATGACCCTTACGGGGCTCGGGATCCGAGAGACCATCCTGTTCCCGCTCGTCAAATAG
- a CDS encoding Rossmann-like and DUF2520 domain-containing protein, protein MNPDREASRLGVGIIGAGRVGPVLARALAGAGHAITGISAVSETSRERAESMLPGVPILEVAEVVRRSELVLIAIPGSELPGLVAGLAATGAWQPGQLAIHTAPEHGIGVFAPALAAGVIPLALHPAIVFTGTSLDLTRLSEATIAVTAPAPVLPIGQALAVEMGAEPIIVSEQDRPAYADAMLAAAELSQAVVRQTTDALRSIGIERPDRAVGGVLRAAMEEELLRAVADPGPSGIELS, encoded by the coding sequence GTGAATCCGGATCGCGAAGCCTCCCGCCTTGGTGTCGGCATTATCGGGGCGGGGCGTGTCGGCCCGGTGCTCGCGAGGGCGCTTGCCGGTGCAGGCCACGCCATCACCGGCATCAGCGCAGTCAGCGAGACGAGCCGGGAGCGCGCTGAGAGCATGCTCCCCGGAGTCCCCATTCTCGAGGTCGCAGAAGTTGTGCGTCGCTCCGAGCTCGTTTTGATCGCGATTCCAGGATCGGAGCTGCCCGGTCTTGTCGCCGGACTCGCGGCGACCGGTGCCTGGCAACCGGGACAGCTTGCGATCCACACCGCCCCTGAACACGGCATCGGGGTGTTCGCTCCCGCGCTCGCCGCGGGAGTGATCCCGTTGGCCCTGCACCCCGCGATTGTGTTCACTGGCACCAGCCTCGACCTCACCCGTTTGAGTGAGGCGACGATTGCGGTGACGGCACCAGCCCCCGTGCTGCCGATCGGACAGGCCCTCGCGGTCGAGATGGGGGCAGAGCCCATCATTGTGAGCGAGCAGGATCGCCCAGCGTATGCAGACGCGATGCTCGCAGCTGCGGAGCTGTCGCAAGCCGTCGTGCGGCAGACAACCGACGCGCTGCGATCCATCGGGATCGAACGCCCGGATCGTGCAGTCGGGGGAGTGCTTCGCGCGGCTATGGAAGAAGAATTGCTTCGAGCCGTCGCAGATCCTGGTCCCAGCGGGATTGAACTGAGTTAA
- a CDS encoding PH domain-containing protein, which translates to MTDLPAPSNGDLPTGTEAYEAAQDPALPGTADAEGWRRLHPLSPLLRGGLALLVVGGIIVANFRDRFIEFFFANQLRESGDLEGMVSEQDMFTFLEKQGLLLVALGAAIVVILLIVLFSWVAWRFHTYRISDEAVEARSGVVFRNHRRAPLERIQSVNLQRPLLARALGLTKIDVLTAGQGGKVELAYLGHRDAKTVREQILQRAAHKRDGVAPNRTADVQAPPVVGYDGYVYGEASGKLTERAQTFADADVDPEAFAANTLVKVPVGRLIGSIALGWEAVIAVAIVIAIVVLGATLELAILVGIIPMAIVMFGIVFSQFNKGFNFTLSRSSDAVRTGAGLTATATETIPFGRIHAIEARQPLLWRPAKWWKVRITLAGHSVAQGGQNATQNVVLPVGFEDDVLRVIDTLLPGVGENTAEIEALRDALTGSGKGYLGAGPRAGWVLWWGRKRAGMRVDGLGPDDELGNSTLRIRRGVLTRSLSLMPIVRSQSVQLRRPLVHRMLGLASVQAHTVLGPVRMEMRGLALKDARAAFDFLAATVLRVQGAEAAERAERKQASQMVEPTQEVPQSGVAYPAEQSGDPQ; encoded by the coding sequence GTGACCGACCTCCCCGCGCCGAGCAACGGCGACCTGCCAACTGGCACGGAGGCTTATGAGGCTGCGCAAGATCCTGCGCTCCCTGGAACCGCGGATGCCGAGGGCTGGCGCAGACTGCACCCGCTCTCTCCACTGTTGCGAGGCGGACTCGCCCTGCTCGTTGTTGGTGGCATCATCGTCGCCAACTTCCGCGATCGTTTTATCGAGTTCTTTTTTGCGAACCAGCTGCGCGAGAGCGGTGACCTTGAGGGCATGGTGAGTGAGCAAGACATGTTCACCTTCCTCGAGAAGCAGGGCCTACTGCTTGTCGCCCTTGGCGCCGCGATCGTTGTGATCCTGCTGATTGTGCTGTTCTCGTGGGTTGCGTGGCGCTTCCACACTTACCGCATTTCAGATGAGGCGGTCGAAGCGCGCAGCGGTGTCGTCTTTCGGAATCACCGGCGTGCTCCGCTCGAGCGTATCCAAAGCGTAAACCTGCAGCGGCCACTCCTTGCCAGGGCCCTCGGGCTGACCAAAATTGACGTGCTCACCGCTGGCCAGGGCGGAAAAGTTGAGCTGGCCTACCTCGGCCATCGCGACGCCAAAACTGTACGTGAACAGATTCTGCAGCGCGCCGCGCACAAGCGCGACGGGGTCGCGCCGAACCGCACCGCCGACGTGCAGGCGCCTCCCGTGGTCGGCTACGACGGCTACGTGTATGGCGAAGCGAGCGGCAAACTCACCGAGCGCGCGCAGACCTTCGCTGATGCGGATGTCGATCCTGAGGCGTTCGCCGCAAATACGCTGGTGAAGGTGCCGGTCGGCCGTTTGATCGGCAGCATTGCTCTCGGCTGGGAAGCCGTCATAGCCGTCGCGATCGTCATCGCGATCGTGGTGCTGGGGGCCACCCTCGAACTCGCGATTCTTGTTGGCATTATTCCCATGGCCATTGTGATGTTCGGAATCGTCTTCTCCCAGTTCAACAAGGGCTTCAACTTCACGCTGTCGCGCAGCAGTGACGCGGTTCGAACGGGCGCCGGGCTCACGGCTACCGCAACCGAGACCATCCCCTTCGGCAGAATCCACGCTATTGAGGCCCGTCAGCCGCTGCTGTGGCGCCCGGCAAAGTGGTGGAAGGTGAGGATCACGCTCGCCGGTCACTCCGTCGCGCAGGGAGGGCAGAATGCCACTCAGAACGTGGTGCTGCCCGTCGGGTTCGAAGACGACGTGCTGCGTGTCATCGACACGCTACTGCCCGGAGTCGGTGAAAACACCGCCGAAATCGAGGCGTTGCGCGACGCCTTGACCGGATCCGGAAAGGGATACCTCGGTGCCGGGCCGCGTGCCGGATGGGTGCTGTGGTGGGGGCGCAAACGCGCGGGTATGCGTGTCGACGGCCTCGGACCTGATGACGAGCTCGGTAACTCCACACTGCGTATCAGGCGGGGTGTGCTCACGCGCTCACTCTCGCTCATGCCGATCGTTCGCTCCCAGTCGGTGCAGCTGCGGCGACCGCTTGTGCACCGCATGCTGGGGCTCGCCTCGGTGCAGGCGCACACGGTTCTGGGACCGGTGCGCATGGAGATGCGCGGGCTGGCCCTGAAAGACGCACGAGCCGCTTTCGACTTCCTCGCCGCGACGGTGCTGCGAGTACAGGGAGCCGAAGCTGCGGAGCGCGCCGAACGAAAGCAGGCATCGCAGATGGTGGAGCCGACGCAAGAAGTCCCGCAGAGCGGCGTTGCCTATCCCGCAGAGCAGAGTGGAGACCCACAGTGA
- a CDS encoding PH domain-containing protein produces MNADTLGQAARSDAGADNEQPWQRVSSKYAWADLALNLLLVLAVCAAFVVVFVGTEGDVPLFPLIAIPAVALALLINALLAFRRVKAIGYKLRKDDLLFRRGIMFERIVAVPYGRLQLVDVNRGPLLRALGLSTLKFVTASIATGVNLPGLPAAEAEELRDRLVVLAETRRSGL; encoded by the coding sequence ATGAACGCGGACACACTTGGGCAGGCTGCCCGCTCAGATGCCGGGGCAGACAACGAACAGCCCTGGCAGCGAGTTTCTTCGAAGTACGCCTGGGCCGATCTCGCGTTGAACCTGCTGTTGGTGCTCGCCGTCTGCGCAGCCTTTGTTGTTGTGTTTGTTGGCACAGAGGGTGATGTGCCGCTGTTCCCGCTCATCGCGATCCCGGCAGTGGCGTTGGCGCTGCTCATCAACGCGCTTCTGGCCTTCCGTCGCGTGAAAGCAATCGGCTACAAGCTCCGTAAAGACGACCTGCTGTTCCGTCGTGGCATCATGTTTGAGCGGATCGTCGCGGTGCCTTACGGGCGATTGCAGCTCGTTGACGTCAACCGGGGGCCTCTGTTGCGCGCGCTTGGGCTTTCGACATTGAAATTTGTGACTGCCTCGATCGCCACCGGCGTCAACCTGCCAGGTCTGCCTGCCGCAGAGGCTGAAGAGCTTCGAGATCGCCTTGTGGTGCTTGCCGAGACACGGCGGTCAGGGCTGTGA
- a CDS encoding DUF3180 domain-containing protein: MRKLDRMNPLTSIAAAAMGMAIGLLVQFYLSGRGHAPFVPPLSLPVTLVFIAAVLLGFGIRLRHNVSKRTRAVNPFHAVRLLATARAGQIVGGLLGGFGGGLVLSLLGRSVPAPVASWLPMLLVFGGGLTLVICAMITERLCRVPPGDDKGEETDPETGPEPADQAAFRKP; encoded by the coding sequence ATGCGTAAGCTCGACCGGATGAACCCGCTGACCTCGATCGCAGCCGCTGCTATGGGCATGGCGATCGGTCTCCTGGTGCAGTTTTACCTCTCCGGCCGGGGCCACGCCCCGTTTGTGCCTCCGCTCTCGCTGCCCGTCACGCTGGTCTTCATCGCGGCAGTTTTGCTCGGGTTCGGGATCAGGCTGCGACACAACGTCTCAAAACGCACGAGAGCCGTCAACCCGTTTCATGCGGTGCGTCTTCTCGCGACTGCGCGCGCCGGGCAGATTGTCGGCGGGCTGCTTGGCGGGTTTGGCGGTGGCCTAGTTCTGTCACTGCTCGGGCGCAGTGTTCCCGCCCCCGTGGCGAGCTGGTTGCCCATGCTGCTGGTGTTTGGTGGTGGCCTCACCCTCGTTATCTGCGCCATGATTACCGAGCGTCTGTGCAGGGTCCCTCCGGGAGACGATAAGGGGGAAGAAACCGACCCCGAGACAGGCCCCGAACCCGCCGACCAGGCCGCGTTCCGCAAGCCTTAG
- the folK gene encoding 2-amino-4-hydroxy-6-hydroxymethyldihydropteridine diphosphokinase — MIAQQMPVLLAFGANLGDRGETIRAAQRELASAAGISDLNASPLRETIALTLDGPDPDAPRYLNGVATATTTLRPHELLDLLQTVESAHGRTRDERWGDRTLDIDIITFGGRSISDDRLHVPHPRAHERDFVLAPWLELDPHAVLLGHGRVAELLERIGDTTRPFEEPTHA; from the coding sequence ATGATCGCCCAGCAAATGCCGGTGCTGCTCGCCTTCGGCGCGAACCTCGGTGACCGCGGCGAGACGATCCGGGCGGCACAGCGAGAGCTTGCCAGTGCCGCGGGCATCAGCGATCTGAACGCCTCGCCGCTGCGTGAGACCATCGCGCTGACACTTGACGGCCCCGATCCAGACGCACCGCGTTACCTCAACGGCGTTGCGACCGCCACCACCACACTGCGGCCACACGAACTGCTCGATCTGCTTCAGACGGTGGAATCCGCGCACGGGCGCACCCGCGATGAGCGCTGGGGCGATCGGACCCTCGACATCGACATCATTACGTTCGGAGGTCGATCGATCTCCGACGACCGGCTGCATGTTCCTCACCCGCGCGCGCACGAGCGAGACTTTGTGCTTGCCCCGTGGCTTGAACTGGATCCGCACGCCGTGTTACTCGGTCACGGCCGGGTTGCTGAGCTATTGGAACGCATCGGCGATACGACGCGTCCGTTCGAGGAGCCAACACATGCGTAA